From Candidatus Anaeroferrophillus wilburensis, one genomic window encodes:
- a CDS encoding DDE-type integrase/transposase/recombinase codes for MHRGFMYLVAIMDWHSRKVLVWKVSNTMETDFCLEALEEAISNHGCPEIFNTDQGSQFTSIAFTDMLKEHNIKISMDGRGRYQDNIFIERLWWTVKYHYLYFHAFASGTELRQGLKDWFTFYLDSQKFFLQRTLN; via the coding sequence ATGCACCGGGGGTTTATGTACCTGGTGGCCATTATGGACTGGCACAGTCGCAAGGTACTTGTCTGGAAGGTCTCAAACACCATGGAAACCGATTTCTGCCTTGAGGCCCTGGAAGAAGCGATCAGCAACCATGGTTGTCCTGAAATATTCAACACCGATCAGGGCAGCCAGTTTACCAGCATTGCCTTTACCGACATGCTGAAGGAGCATAACATCAAGATCAGCATGGACGGCCGTGGGCGTTACCAAGATAACATTTTCATTGAACGTCTCTGGTGGACGGTGAAATACCACTATCTTTATTTCCATGCCTTTGCTAGTGGAACAGAATTACGACAAGGGCTGAAAGACTGGTTTACCTTTTATCTTGACAGTCAAAAGTTCTTTTTACAACGTACGTTAAACTAG